The genomic interval GCAGCAGGCTGCGCAGCAGCGGACCGAGCCAGTTGTATTTCACGGGGACTTCCTTGACCTGGGGGCCTTGTGCGGCGCCGGGCTCAGCTCTTGGTGGAGAAGCGATAGCCGGTGCCGCGCACCGTCTGCACCAGGTTTTCGTAGGCTTCGCCGAGCGCCTTGCGCAGGCGGCGGATGTGCACGTCGACGGTGCGTTCCTCGACATAGACATTGCCGCCCCAGACCTGGTCGAGCAACTGGCCGCGCGTGTAGGCGCGCTCCTGGTGGGTCATGAAGAACTGCAGCAGGCGGTACTCGGTGGGGCCCATCTCGGCCGGCTTGCCGTCGATGGTCACCCGGTGGCTGATCGGGTCGAGCCGCAGGCCGCCGACCTCGATCGGCATCTCGTTGTCGCTGGGGCCGGTGCGGCGCAGCACGGCCTTCAGGCGGGCGACCAGTTCGCGCGGCGAGAAGGGCTTGGTGATGTAGTCGTCGGCACCGACCTCCAGCCCCTGGATCTTGTTGTCCTCTTCGCCCTTGGCGGTGAGCATGATCAGCGGAATGCCGGCGGTCAGCTCGTCGCGCTTCAGGCGGCGGGCCAGCTCGATGCCGGAGGTGCCGGGCAGCATCCAGTCGAGCAGGATCAGGTCGGGCTTGCGGTCGACGATGATGGCGTGGGCCTGCTGGGTGTTCTCCGCTTCGAGACACTCGTAGCCGGCCATCTCCAGGGCAACGGCGATCATCTCGCGGATGGGGGCCTCGTCGTCGACGATAAGGATTGTCTTGCCAGCCATGGGCAACTGTCCCGTTGTGGTTCCTGTCAGTGCAGCGCATTAGATAACGGAATTATTGCAGCCGTGTGACAGATAGAAGCGTCCGCGGGGCGGTCATGGGCCGCATGAAGCCCCGGGCTAGAGCCTGTAGTCGAGGACCAGGCCGATCAGGACCGCCAGACCGGCCCAATGGTTGTGCAGGAAAGCCCGGAAGCAGGCCTGCGGCTCGCGCCGGCGGGTGGCGGCGAATTCCCAGGCGAAGCACAGGGCGGCCGCCAGCAGGCCGAGGTGGAAATACAGGCCGAACTCCTGGCGCATTCCGACCACCAGCAGCAGGCCGAGGGTCAGGCCCTGCAGGGCGAGGATGATCGTCCGGTCGGCGGCGCCGAAGAGGATGGCGGTGGACTTCACGCCGATCCTCAGATCGTCCTCGCGGTCGGTCATCGCATAGTAGGTGTCGTAGCCCACGGTCCACGCCAGGTTGGCGAGGTAGAGCAGCCAGGCCTCGAGTGGCAGGCGGCCGGTCGCGGCGCTGAAGGCCATCAGGATGCCCCAGGAGTAGGCTGCGCCGAGCACCAGCTGCGGCAGGTGTGTGTAGCGCTTCATGAAGGGGTAGAGCGAGGCCACCGCCAGGGCGCCGAAGGACAGGGCGACGGTGGTCGGGTCGGTCAGCAGCACCAGGCCGAAGCTCAGCGCCACCAGCACGGCGAACAGCGCCCAGGCCTCGCGCGTCCTGATCCGGCCGGTCGCCAGCGGGCGCTGGCGGGTGCGGCTGACGTGGCCGTCGAAGTTGCGGTCGGCGAAGTCGTTGATCACGCAGCCGGCCGAGCGCATGAGAATCACGCCACAGGTGAAGATCAGCACATGCTTGAGGCTGGGCTGGCCGTCGGCGGCGATCCACAGCGCCCCGAGGGTCGGCCAGAGCAGCAGGTAGATGCCGATCGGCCGGTCCAGGCGCATCAGCTGGATGAAGTCCCAGGCGCGGGGGTGCAGGTGGTTCATCGATTGCAGCAGGGCGGTGTACATGGTCGGCTCTCCCGAACGGCTCCGGCGGATTATAAGGCGTCCGGATCGATTCCCTGGTGCCGCCAGAGATCCGGCAGGAAGACCTCCGCCACCAGCACCTTCAGGGTTTTGCGCTGGAAGCAGGAGCGCCGTCCCCAGAGTCCCGGGCGGCGTATACCGATCGGCAGCCAGGCCGCCGGATAACGCGTGGCCTGGAGCGGGCCGCGGGCGAAGGCCGGATCGCTGAACAGCAGCTCGCCAAGGGGGCGCCGCCCCAGCTCGGCGAGCACCGTGGTAAAGCCCTCCAGGGCCACGCGCGCTGCCACGCTGCGGGCGAATACCCAGGGCCGGTCCGCACCGAGCAGGTAGACCTCGCGCACCCAGCCTTCGCTGCCCGGCGTCACGCCGAGGGCGACGCACTCGTCGTCGCGCAGGACCTGCCAGCCTTCGGCCTGCGGCGTCACGGCGAAGCGGCCGGCGGAGAGGGCGGTCAGCCGGCGGGTCAGCGAGTCGGGGTCGAACAGCCAGTCGGCCAGGCAGGCCGGGGGGGCAGGGTGCAACTGGTCGGCGCCGAGCCAGTGAAAAGCGGGAACAGCGGTCACGGGAAGGCATTCCGGCAGAGTGGGCGGGGAAGCGAGTCTAGGGCCTGGCGCCGATTGTTGCCATGCTCGCATGGTGCTGGGCAGGGATCGGCAGGTACGGCCGTTCCAGCTTCTGCGCCGGTCTTGGCGTTGCCGGCGACTTGCAGTAGCGTGGGGCCCATCGCGACAGCGGGAGGTCAGCCATGCGCAAGTGGCAATGCATCGTCTGCGGGTTTGTCTACGACGAGGCCGGCGGTCTGCCGGAGGAGGGCATCGCGCCCGGAACGGCCTGGGAAGACGTGCCGTCCGACTGGCTGTGCCCCGTATGTGGTGCCAGCAAGCAGGATTTCGAGATGATCGAGATCGTTTGACCCATTCTGGCTGATTTTAAACGATTTTCCATGTTGAGTGAACGCCGTGTGCGCGGGCTCCGTTCCCGCCCGGCGACGAGACCGATCGTAGTGCTCCGTCATCCCGCGCCGCTCAAGGACGCGGGATGACTGGCGAAGAGCCGTAGGCCATGCCATTCTCCCAGTATCGGCTGCAGCAAGGAGCCGTTGCAGCCTCGGGAAGAGCGTACGGATACAACAACAAGAAACGTCAAAGAGGTAATCATGCGTAAACCGGAACTCGCTGCTGCCATCGCCGAAAAGACCGATCTCACTCGGGACCAGGCCAATCGGGTACTCAATGCGATGCTCGAGGAAATCACCAGCGCGCTGAACCGCAAGGACAGCGTCACCCTGGTCGGTTTCGGCACCTTCATGCAGCGCCATCGCGGCGCCCGGACCGGAAAGAATCCGCAGACCGGCCAGCCGGTCAAGATCAGGGCCAGCAACACGGTCGCCTTCAAGCCGGGCAAATCGCTCCGGGATGCGGTCAACTGATCGAGTGAGGTCCGTGTCGCCCGAACGGGAGGGGTTCGGGCGATTGCCTCTTGCGGCCGGCGGCAGGCCGCGCCTGTCCGGCGTACCGCGGAACCATCTGCAGTAGCCGATTCCGGCTGCGGCATTCCCTCATCTTCCTGCCTTTTTCGTTCCTGCCAGAAGCTCTGGCCGACCGCTCGAACAGCGCCCGGACGACCGAGGCCGCCCCGACCCACGCCTTATTCCGGATTCGCCAGCAGTGCGCGCAGTGCCGTTTCCGCGGCCAGCACCCGGTCCAGCGCCTCCTCGGCCCTGGCCCTGGTCAACCCCAGGCCGTCGAGCAGCCGCTGTGGAATCTCCTCCTGCGGCGTGCCGCCGATGCCGCGGTTGCGCAGCAGGTTGACCGCCAGGTAGACCAGGTTGGCATAGACCGCATGGCGACCGCGATAGTCGGGATCGTGCTGGTAGCTCAGCGCGACCGACAGCTCCTCGGGCATCCGCCAGTGCTCCATCAGCCAGGCGCCGATCTGCTCGCGGGTGATGCCGAGCAGATGGTGTTCGATCAGGGTGTGCGGCACGTGCGGGTTGATCTGCAGGTGCTGGCTCAGCAGCCTGAAGTAGGAGGGGAAAATGTGCGCGAGGGTCAGGTAGCCGAAGTTGTGCAGCAGTCCGGCCAGGTAGGCCAGGCCCGGCTCCGGCCGTTTGCCGCGCGGCATCGCCCGGCACAGGCCGTCCATCAGGGTGGCGGTGTAGAGGGCCTCCTCCCAGTAGGGGGTCAGGTCCTCATGGGGTGCGGTACGTTCGTCGGGCTTGCCCTCGGACAGGCCGAGCGACAGGTTGAGCACCACATCGGAGCCGAGCACCCGGACGATGGCGTCCTCCACCGAGAGCACGCGCTCCGGTGAAGGATGGTGGGCGGTGCCGGCCAGTCCGGCCCAACTGACCACCTGGGCGGCGAGAGCCGGATCGGTCTCGATCAGGTAGGTGACGTCGTCGTCGCTGCAGGCCCGCGGATTGCCGTGCAACTGGCGGATGCGACGCACGGTGTTCTGGCGCGGCGGAATCTCCACCCGGCGCTCCAGGCGCTGACGGATGCGCCGGGCAGTGAAGCCCTGCACGGCTTCCATCGGATCCTCGGCATGCATCTGCAGGTTGTGGCGCAGCAGGATCAGCGGCACGCCGAAGCGGGCACGGCTGGCATCGACGAGCAGGCCGCAGTAGACCTCGCTGTCGATCTCCAGGAGCACATGGGGCTGGCCGGAGTCGAGCAGCATGCTCGGCCCCTGCAGCAGTCGCTCGTCGTACAGGCAGGGGCTGTCGATCAGAGCTGGCAGGCCGGGGAGCGCGCTCAGCCGCTCGCGCTCGAACAGCTGCCGCAGGCGACCCTCGGCCGGGACGAGGCTGCGGCCGATGGCCGTCTTCAGGCGGTGGAGGTCGAGCAACTGGTCGCGGGGAAACAGCACCAGCAGGCTGCCGATCTCGTCCTCGAGCAGCACGGCCTGTACCCGTGGCTGGGAGGAGCCCGGTCGCTCATGGACGATGCGCACGGGAACGTCGAGCCTGCCCAGCAGATCCCGGAGAATCTGTGGCAACTGGGGTTGCAGCAACTCGGCGGCGTTCGGCATGGTCTCGGGCATTAGGCGTCTGCCGGATGGGGCGAAGTCGGAGCAGTATAACCAGTCGGCCGGGCGTCGCACTGACTTGCGCCAATATGCTCAGACTTGTCCGTATTGCTGGCCATGACGGAGCCAGCGTTCCAATAGCGGGCTGACATGTTGCGGCCAGCGAGCCAGAAGGGTCTGGGCCGCCTCGCGCACCGCCGGCAGCAGATCGGCATCGCGCATCAGGTCGGCGACCTTGAACTGCAGCAGGCCGGTCTGGCGGGTGCCGAGCATCTCGCCGGGACCGCGCAGCTCCAGATCCTTCTCGGCGATGACGAAGCCGTCCGAGGTCTCGCGCATGATCGCCAGGCGCTCGCGGCCGAGTTGCGACAGCGGCGCGTGATAGAGCAGCACGCAGTGGCTGGCCGCGCTGCCGCGGCCGACCCGGCCGCGCAGCTGGTGCAACTGGGCGAGCCCCAGGCGTTCGGGGTTCTCGATGATCATCAGGCTGGCGTTGGGCACGTCCACGCCCACCTCGATCACCGTGGTGGCGACCAGCAGCTGCAGCCGGGCAGCCTTGAACTCTTCCATCACCGCGGCCTTTTCCGCCGGCTTCATGCGCCCGTGGATCAGGCCGACGGCCAGCTCGCCGAGGGCCGCGGAGAGTTCCTCGAAGGTGGTTTCCGCGGCCTGGCAGGTCAGCTCCTCGGATTCCTCGATCAGCGTGCACACCCAATAGGCCTGGCGGCCCTCCAGGCAGGCGGCGCGGACCCGCTCGATCACTTCCAGGCGCCGGCTGTCGGCGATCACCAGGGTGTTCACCGGGGTGCGCCCGGGCGGCAGTTCGTCGAGGATCGAGGTGTCCAGGTCGGCGTAGGCGCTCATCGCCAGGGTGCGCGGGATGGGCGTGGCGGTCATGATCAGCTGGTGCGGGCAGAGGCGGCCGTCGACGCCTTTCTGGCGCAGGGCCAGGCGCTGCTGCACGCCGAAGCGGTGCTGTTCGTCGATGATCGCCAGGGCCAGGTTGCGAAAGCGCACCTCGTCCTGGAACAGCGCATGGGTGCCGACCACCATCGGGCAGCCGCCGGCGATCTTCTCCAGCGCCGCGGCGCGCGCCTTGCCCTTGAGCTTGCCGGCCAGCCAGGCGATGTCGATGCCCAAGGGCTCCAGCCAGCGGCTGAAATTGAGGTAATGCTGCTCGGCGAGGATCTCGGTGGGCGCCATCAGTGCCACCTGATAGCCGGCCTCGATGGCCTGCAGTGCGGCCAGCGCGGCGACCACCGTCTTGCCGGCGCCGACGTCGCCCTGCACCAGGCGCAGCATGGGCTCGCACTGACTCAGGTCGTGGGCGATCTCGAGGCCGACCCGACGCTGGGCGCCGGTGGGGGCGAAGCCGAGGTTGGCGAGGAACAGCCCCGGCAGCCTGCTGGCCGGCGGCAGGGCCGGGGCCTGCTGGCTGCGCAGGTTCTCGCGCAGACGCTGCAGGGACAACTGGTGGGTCAGGAGCTCCTCGAAGGCCAGACGGTGCTGGGCCCAGTGCCGGCCTTCGGCCAGCTCCTCGAGATCGGCGTCCGGCGGCGGCCGGTGCAGATAGCGGATCGCCTCGTCCAGCGCACCGAGCCGGTGGGCGCGGGCCAACTCCGCCGGCAGCCAGTCCGGCAGGCTGTGCGGGCCGAGGCGGGCCAGGGCCTGCCCGGTCAGGGCGCGCAGGCGCTGCTGGGTGAGGCCTTCGGTGGTCGGGTAGATGGGCGTCAGGGTCTGCTCCACAGGTGCCGGCTCGTCGCCATCCTGCGCGCGGTATTCCGGATGATAGATCTCCAGGCCCGAGGCGCCGGGGCGCACCTCGCCGTAGCAGCGCAGCAGGGTGCCGCGCTTGAGCGCATCCTTCTGCGCCGTGCTGAAGTGGTAGAAGCGCAGGCTGAGGGTGCCGCTGCCGTCCTGCAGGCGCACCAGCAGGCTGCGGCGCCGGCCCATGACGACGTCGGCGGCGGCCACCGTGCCCTCGACCACCGCATCCTGGCCCGGGCGCAGGGCGCCGATCGGGGTGATGCGGGTGCGGTCCTGGTAGCGCAGCGGCAGGTGGAACAGCAGATCCTGCAGGGTCTCCAGGCCGACCCGGGCGAGCCTCTCGGCCAGCGCCGTGCCGACGCCCTTGAGCGCGGTGACCGGAACCGCCGCCAGTCCGGTCATACGCTCTGCTGGGCGGGGCCGGCCGGCGAATGGGTCACCGAGCACAGGCGGATGGAGTCGGCCAGCACCTCGATCGCCTTGGGCCGCGGGAAGCTGGCGCGCCAGGCGATGGCCACGGTGCGGAACGGCACCGGTGAGGCCAGCGGACGGACCTCGAGCACGCCGGGAGCATAGTGATGGCTGTTCACCGCGGTGAACGGCAGCACCGAGATGCCGAGCCCGGAAGCGACCATGTGGCGGATGGTTTCCAGCGAGCTGGATTCCACCGTGGTGTGGCGGTGCGCCTCGTCGCTCTTGCGCAGCGACGGGCAGGCTTCCAGCACCTGGTCGCGGAAGCAGTGGCCCTCGCCGAGCAGCAGCAGGCTCTTGTCGTTGAGCATCTCGCTGTCGATGGTGCGCAGCGCGGTCCACGGATGGTCGGCCGGCAGCAGGGCGTAGAAGGGCTCGTCGTAGAGCGGCTTGGTCAGCACATCGGCCTCGTTGAACGGCAGGGCGACGATGATCGCGTCGAGCTCGCCGGTGCGCAGCTTGTCGCGCAGCACGTGGGTGAAGTTCTCCTCGATGTACAGCGGCATCTGCGGCGCCGCCTTGTGCAGCTGCGGGATCAGGTGCGGGAACAGGTAGGGGCCGATGGTGTAGATGGCGCCGACCTTGAGCGGCGCGGCCAGCTGGTTCTTGCCGGCCTGGGCCAGTTCGCGGATGCTTTGCGCCTGCTCCAGCACCTTCTGCGCCTGGGTGACGATGCCCTCGCCGACCGGGGTCAGGCGTACGGCGGTCTTGCTGCGCTCGAAGATCAGCACGCCGAGTTCGTCCTCGAGCTTCTTCACGCCCACCGAGAGGGTCGGCTGGCTGACGTGGCAGCGCTCGGCGGCGCGTCCGAAATGCTGTTCCTGGGCGAGGGTGACGATGTAGCGCAGTTCGGTGAGGGTCATAGCGAATATCCATTAGCTCGCCATCAAGAATAGCCTTTGCGTGGCCGAGAACCAACCATGCCTGCGGACGCCACAAGAGGAGATCTGCATGGGAACCACAGCGCCCGTTCTGCTGATCGCCGGTTGCGGCGACGTCGGCAGCCGCCTCGGCGAGCGGCTGGCCGCCGCCGGCTGGCGCGTGCACGGCCTGCGTCGGCAGGTGGCGGCCCTGCCGCCGTCGATCCTGCCGCTGCATGGCGATCTCGAAAGCGCGCAGTGCCCTGCGCACTGGCCGCCGGGACGGATCGACTACCTGGTCTACAGCGCGGCGGCCAGCCGTCACGACGAGGCCGGCTACCGCGCCGCCTATGTCGACGGCCTGCGTCATGTGCTGGATTGGCTGGCCCAGCACGGCCAGCGGCCGCGGCGGCTGCTGTTCGTCTCCAGTACCGGGGTCTACGGCCAGCAGGACGGCGAGTGGGTCGACGAAAGCTCGCCGACCGAGCCTTCCGGCTTCTCCGGGCAGGTGCTGCTGGAGGCCGAGCGCCTGGCCCTGGGCTGCGGCCTGCCGGCTTGCGTGGTGCGTCTGGCCGGCATCTACGGACCCGGCCGCGAGTGGCTGCTCGGCCAGGTTCGCCGCGGCACCCGAGTCGATCCGACCCCGCCGCTCTATGGCAACCGCATCCACCGCGACGACGCCGCCGGGCTTCTCGCCTTCCTGCTCGAGGCCGATGCCCGCGGCGTTCCGCTGGCCGACTGCTATCTGGGCGTGGACGATGCGCCGGCGCCGCTGCACGAGGTAGTGGCCTGGCTGCGCGGGCGGCTGGGCGTGGTCGGCGAGAGTGCGGAGAGCATAGGCCGGCGCGGCGGCAGCAAGCGCTGCAGCAACGCCCGCGCCCGCGCCCTCGGCTGGGCGCCGCGCTATCCCGACTACCGCGAGGGCTATGCGGCGCTGCTGGGCGAGGCCTGAGTCAGCGCCACTCGCAGAAGCAGCCTTCGGCCAGGGTGCCGCCGGCCCGTACCGGGCGGCCCTCGAGCAGGGCATCGAGGATCGGCTCGACGAAGCTGTTGGCCGAGGTGCAGGTTGCCCCTTCGCTGTAGGGGCCGAAGTAGGCCAGGCGGCCCTGGCGGTCCCAGATCGCCAGCGCCGGGCTGGCCGGCAGCCCCTCGCTGCCGGGGAGTGCCGCCAGCGGCTGCAGCGCGGCCAGTGCCGGCGGCAGGCCGCCGCGGCTGCCCGGTCGCTGCACGGCATGGAAGGTCACGCCCTTGGGGCCGTAGCGCTCGACCAGTTCGGCCAGATGCTGCTGGTTGCCGACGTTGCAGGGGCAGGCCGGGTCGTGGAAATGCACCAGGCGGATCGGCCCGGGACCTGCCAGGCCGGACGGCAGGCGCAGGTCGGCGGCATCGAACAGCACGGTCCTCTGGTAGCGTCCGCGGTACCAGTCGTAGGCGGCAGCGAGGACGGCGAGGCCGAGAATGCCGAGCAGTATGGCGAGCAGGGTCTTGCGCTTCGGGGAGGGCATGGCGTAAAGACGGGAAAAGGGTGCCCAAGCTTGCCATGCCGTGCCCGCCGGATGAAGGGTGCCGGCACGGCGAGCCGTCGGGCGTGGTTTCCTTCGCGGACGAGCCGTGCCATGTCAGAGTCCTTCCAGCCCGATCTCCTGCGGCCCCTGCTGCAGCCCCTGGCCGCAGCCGGCGACGAGTCGCCGCAGATCCGGGCCTACCGCCGCTATTACGGGCTCGACCTGGGCGAGCGGCGGCCGGGTGTACGGGGCCGTCTCGGCTGTTTCAATGTCGGCCCCTACCGGGTCGTCGCCCAGGTCTGGTGGCCGGAGCGGCCGCGCGCGACGCTGCTGCTGCTGCACGGCTACTACGATCATATGGGGCTCTACCGGCACGTGCTCGACTGGGCGCTGGGCATGGGCTTCGCCGTGCTGTCCTGCGACCTGCCGGGGCACGGGCTGTCCAGCGGCGCGCCGGCCAGCATCGACGACTTCGCCGAATACCAGGCGGTGTTCCAGGGCCTGTTGGCCGAAGCCGCCGCGCTCGATCTGCCCAAGCCCTGGCACCTGTTCGGACAGAGCACCGGCGGCGCCATCCTGCTCGACTACCTGCTGACCGGCGCGCCGCGCCCGGAGCTGGGCGAGACCATCCTCTTCGCCCCCCTGGTGCGGCCGCGCAGCTGGGCCCTGTCGAAGCTCAGCTACCAGGCGCTCCGGCCGTTCGTCGCGTCGATTCCGCGGCGCTTCACCGACAACTCCGGCGATCCGGCCTTCCTCGAGTTCATCCAGCGCGATCCGTTGCAGGCGCGCATCCTGCCGACCGCCTGGGTTGGCGCACTGGCGCGCTGGATTCCGCGGATCGAGGGGGCCGAGCGTAGCGAGCGCAGTCCGCTGATCATCCAGGGCGATGCCGACCTGACCGTCGACTGGCGGCACAACCTGAACGTTCTGCAGGGCAAGTTCCGCGATCCGCAGCTCCTGATGCTGCCGAGTGCGCGCCATCATCTGGCCAACGAGCGCGAGGCGCTGCGCGAGCGCTACTTCGACTTCCTGCGCGAGCGGTTGGGTTGACTCACTGCTGGCCGACCGCCAGGCCGGCGCGCAGGGCAGCCAGGGCGGCCTGGTAGTAGGCCTGGCCGGCGGGGGACTGGGCGAAGTCGACGAACTCCTCCAGCTCCGGGTCGGACAGGTCCCGGTAGACATACATCAGGGTGTTGTCGAGATCCTGCTCGATCTCCGTGCGGATGCGCTGGCGCTGGTTGTCGAGCATGCCGAGGGTCTGGCCGCCGCCGAACAGGCCGAAGCCGGGCACCATCTGGCTGAGGCTGTCGGCGGCCACGCCGGCCAGCGCCAGGCTGAGTTCGGCACCAGCCTCGCCGGCCGGGATGGCCTGCGCCAGATGGCGAATCAGCAGGCGCCGGGTGGCGTCGGCCTGCATGCGCGGCAGGCCGTTGGCATGCCTGGCCAACTGGTCGCTGCGGGTGGCGGCCAGTTCGGCGGCGACGATCTTGCGGCCCAGCGGACTCTCGAAGAAGGTCAGCGCCGGCCCCGGCTGGGGCAGGTGGGCGCGCAGCGCCGCCAGGGCGCGACGGTCCATGGCCTGGGGGGAGAAGCGCCGGTTGCTGTTGTCGACCAGGGTCTGGTAGATCGCCGGCGGCAGGTTGGCCCGGTAGCGTTGCTGGGCGGCGGCGAGGGCGGCGTGGAAGTGCTCGCGCTGCTCTGGCCAGCCTCCGCTCCGGTAGAGCTGCAGGTAGTCGTCGGCAAAGCCGGGCAGGCTGAGCAGGGCGAGGACGAGGAAGGCGAGGGCGCGCATGGGGTCTCCGGTCGTTCGAGGCGCTATTGTCGACGGCCCCGCGCGCAAAAGTCGAGGGCCGCACCGGCATGGAGACGGGGGCCGGGAGCCTCCAGAGACTTCGTCATGGCGAACCAATGCCGTTTGGCGCTGCCTGAGCTTGGCAGGTGCGTAGGCTGCCGCTCTGCCGGCGCATCCGCTACGCGCGGTGGGCTCCATCTCGCCTGCCCCGGGCTGGTCCAGGCGCCCGTCGCCCGGGGTCTTGTGCGAAGGCTTCGCCAGAGGCTGCAAACCGCCCGATGACAACAACACGGGACAACCCGAAAGGATCGTTGAATGGAAGCATCGACAGCGAGCACCGGTAAGCTGCTCATGGATATGGTCGGAGGGCACGATTACGGCTATGGCCTGGCTCTGCAATCCGATGGCAGGATTCTGATAGGCGGTCAGGGCTCATCGAACTTCGGCGTGCTCCGGTTGAGCTCCGACGGTATCCTCGACACCGGCTTCAGCGGCGATGGCAAGGCCACCTTCGATATCGCCGGCGACTACGATTACGGCCGAAGCCTGGCCGTGCAGCCCGACGGCAGAATCCTGCTGGCGGGATACAGCTTCAACCCCGGCACTGGCAATCACGATTTCAGCGCGATCCGGCTGAACGCCAACGGCTCCCGCGATACCAGCTTCAGCGGCGACGGCAGGTTTATCTTCGACAGCGGCGACGATTACGGCTATGACCTGGCCGTGCAGGCCGATGGCAGGATCCTGCTGGGCGGCAGCATCGATGGCGACTTCGGCGCGATCCGGCTGAATGCCGACGGCAGCCTCGATACTGGCCTCGGCAGCGCCGGCATGGTTGCCTTCGATATTGCGGGCGACTCCGATTATGTTCATAGCCTGGCCGTGCAGCCGGACGGCAAGATCCTGCTGGGGGGATTCAGCTTCAACCCCGGCAACGGGACTTACGATTTCAGCGTGGTCCGGCTGAACGCCGACGGTACTCTCGACACCGGCTTCGGCAGCGGTGGCACGGCCATCTTCGATGGGGGCGGCAATGGCGACGATCATGCTTATGGCCTGAGCGTGCAGGCCGACGGCAAGATCCTGCTGGGCGGCAGCATCAATGACGACTTCGGCGTGATCCGCCTGAACGCCGACGGCAGCCTCGATACCGGCTTCGGCAGCGGCGGCAAGGCCGTCCTCGATATCGCTGGAAGCGACGACCAAGGCTACAGCCTGAGCGTGCAGCCCGACGGCAGGATCCTGCTGGCGGGATCCAGCTTCAACCCCGCCAACGGGACTTACGATTTCAGCGCGCTCCGGTTGAACGCCGATGGCAGCCTCGACACCGGCTTCGGCAGCGACGGCAAGGTCGTCTTCGATATCGCAGGTAGCTATGACGAGGGCCAAAGTCTGGCCGTGCAGCCCGATGGCAGGATCCTGATCTCGGGCTCCAGCTACAACCTCGATACCCGCAGGTACGACATCGGTGCGATCCGGCTGAACGCCGACGGCTCGCTCGACACGACTTTCGGGGTGCCGGACGAGGAGGCCGTGACTCTCGAGGGCAGCGACGGCGACGACCTGCTGATCGGCAGCGACGGGCGCGACTCGATCCTCGGCAAGGACGGCAACGATGTCCTCGACGGCGGCGCCGGGCGCGACAGCCTGAGCGGCGGCACGGGCGCCGACCTGTTCCGCGTCTCGAGCCGCGATCATAGCTACCGCACCGCCAGCGAGGGCTCAACCGACCGCATCCTCGACTTCGATCCCGGCGAGG from Azotobacter salinestris carries:
- a CDS encoding DUF6436 domain-containing protein; translated protein: MPSPKRKTLLAILLGILGLAVLAAAYDWYRGRYQRTVLFDAADLRLPSGLAGPGPIRLVHFHDPACPCNVGNQQHLAELVERYGPKGVTFHAVQRPGSRGGLPPALAALQPLAALPGSEGLPASPALAIWDRQGRLAYFGPYSEGATCTSANSFVEPILDALLEGRPVRAGGTLAEGCFCEWR
- a CDS encoding M10 family metallopeptidase C-terminal domain-containing protein, translating into MVGGHDYGYGLALQSDGRILIGGQGSSNFGVLRLSSDGILDTGFSGDGKATFDIAGDYDYGRSLAVQPDGRILLAGYSFNPGTGNHDFSAIRLNANGSRDTSFSGDGRFIFDSGDDYGYDLAVQADGRILLGGSIDGDFGAIRLNADGSLDTGLGSAGMVAFDIAGDSDYVHSLAVQPDGKILLGGFSFNPGNGTYDFSVVRLNADGTLDTGFGSGGTAIFDGGGNGDDHAYGLSVQADGKILLGGSINDDFGVIRLNADGSLDTGFGSGGKAVLDIAGSDDQGYSLSVQPDGRILLAGSSFNPANGTYDFSALRLNADGSLDTGFGSDGKVVFDIAGSYDEGQSLAVQPDGRILISGSSYNLDTRRYDIGAIRLNADGSLDTTFGVPDEEAVTLEGSDGDDLLIGSDGRDSILGKDGNDVLDGGAGRDSLSGGTGADLFRVSSRDHSYRTASEGSTDRILDFDPGEDRIDLSALGFTGLGDGHDGTLAVQVNDAGTRTYLKSFEADAEGRRFEISLKGNLAGQLDSGNLIFAPLVLEGTAADDRLTGSPLAEILTGGDGDDRLHGAGGDDLLDGGAGRDRLIGGSGADLFRVSAREDSYRTDSESFADRILDFDPGEDQLDLSALGFVGLGDGRDGTLAVRVNEAGTRTYLKSFEADAEGRRFELVLEGDLAGRLDSGNLLFVPVALAGGAAGDRLIGRAAAESLAGGAGDDYLHGGAGGDSLDGGLGRDTLAGGSGADLFRFSSREDSHRTDGAGSSDLILDFEAGEDRIDLSALGFTGLGDGHGGTLAVRVNDAGTRTYLKSFEADAEGRRFELVLKGDYGDRLSTDDFLFATAADPTGQLLIVGIPQIEPAG
- a CDS encoding DUF2059 domain-containing protein, coding for MRALAFLVLALLSLPGFADDYLQLYRSGGWPEQREHFHAALAAAQQRYRANLPPAIYQTLVDNSNRRFSPQAMDRRALAALRAHLPQPGPALTFFESPLGRKIVAAELAATRSDQLARHANGLPRMQADATRRLLIRHLAQAIPAGEAGAELSLALAGVAADSLSQMVPGFGLFGGGQTLGMLDNQRQRIRTEIEQDLDNTLMYVYRDLSDPELEEFVDFAQSPAGQAYYQAALAALRAGLAVGQQ
- a CDS encoding SDR family oxidoreductase, with translation MGTTAPVLLIAGCGDVGSRLGERLAAAGWRVHGLRRQVAALPPSILPLHGDLESAQCPAHWPPGRIDYLVYSAAASRHDEAGYRAAYVDGLRHVLDWLAQHGQRPRRLLFVSSTGVYGQQDGEWVDESSPTEPSGFSGQVLLEAERLALGCGLPACVVRLAGIYGPGREWLLGQVRRGTRVDPTPPLYGNRIHRDDAAGLLAFLLEADARGVPLADCYLGVDDAPAPLHEVVAWLRGRLGVVGESAESIGRRGGSKRCSNARARALGWAPRYPDYREGYAALLGEA
- a CDS encoding alpha/beta hydrolase; protein product: MSESFQPDLLRPLLQPLAAAGDESPQIRAYRRYYGLDLGERRPGVRGRLGCFNVGPYRVVAQVWWPERPRATLLLLHGYYDHMGLYRHVLDWALGMGFAVLSCDLPGHGLSSGAPASIDDFAEYQAVFQGLLAEAAALDLPKPWHLFGQSTGGAILLDYLLTGAPRPELGETILFAPLVRPRSWALSKLSYQALRPFVASIPRRFTDNSGDPAFLEFIQRDPLQARILPTAWVGALARWIPRIEGAERSERSPLIIQGDADLTVDWRHNLNVLQGKFRDPQLLMLPSARHHLANEREALRERYFDFLRERLG